CAAATCCGGCTTCAACTTGGGTTTCAGTCTTGCTTATGGCGATGATAGTGGTAAAGGCCAATGTACTTGCGAACATGAAAAGGTTAAGAGGTGCCAGATATAGGACAATATCTCCCAGGGGAATGTATCCCAATAACTGTTGACCCAATATCGTTATATCCATTTTTTTACACCTTAATGATTTATTTTTACTTTTTGTTAAATTCTTCTCGACCAATAACGCCTATCAGTCCTGCTTTAAAGGCAACTTTTATGAAAATACCGAATGCTGCTAGGAACAAAGCTAGTAACCAGTATTGGGGGAACACGAAAAATACAAGGAATCCCACTAACCATAAACACCACGCAATACCAGATACTCCTGCAACTCCTTCCCAAGTGTTTGCTGGAACTCCTCGCATTCTTTTAGAGAGAACATAAAACAATATGCCCCCTCCTGCGACAGCTCCTCCTGTAAATCCGCTAAGAAAGGCTCCATGCGCTATTAATAAAAGGGCTAGGAATGTGGGGGCAGTGGTCATAACTTCCATGTCCATTGATAAAGGTAAAGGGATTAATTCTGCATTTTTTCCTTTCTTCTTCATTTCTCTGCTCATGAGTATCTCAGAAATTGCCAAGATCTCGGCAAGTTCAACCACTAGCCCAGGAAGTATAATTGCTTCTGCCAGGTCAGTTCCCACAGCCGCCACAAGAATTAACATACCAACACCCACAATGTCTGTTAATATAAGGGCATTTAAATCATTCTTCTGGTACGCAATGGCCATGAGCCCTATTAATCCCGCGATTAAACCGGTGAATATAGCCGGAACAAATAATGAAACCACTACTGGGGAAACAACGCCGGGAACGAGTACTGATGCGCTCATTCTTCTTCCCTCCTTTTCATGGTAAAGTGTAGAGCCACCCATGATGCCACAACAAAGGCCATCATGAGAATGCTGGACTCAAGCACAGTGTCAAATCCTCGAGAGTAGTATAATATTTCATCTATTAATCCACCAGGGGATGAATAAATTGATGTACCAAAATAAAGAGTGGTTTCGCTAACCCCTATTCCAATGGGGGACACGTAGCTGGTTACCATACCGGCTTTCTCTGAAAAGTGAGGATACTGGGATTTAATGATTCCCGGTTCTTTAAGAGGCACACCACCACGATCATAAGGGGCGAAAGGATCTTGCTGGTTTATCTGTAGTTGTGGTTCTGGTCTCGGATACAATTG
This region of Methanobacterium sp. genomic DNA includes:
- a CDS encoding EhaG family protein, yielding MSASVLVPGVVSPVVVSLFVPAIFTGLIAGLIGLMAIAYQKNDLNALILTDIVGVGMLILVAAVGTDLAEAIILPGLVVELAEILAISEILMSREMKKKGKNAELIPLPLSMDMEVMTTAPTFLALLLIAHGAFLSGFTGGAVAGGGILFYVLSKRMRGVPANTWEGVAGVSGIAWCLWLVGFLVFFVFPQYWLLALFLAAFGIFIKVAFKAGLIGVIGREEFNKK
- a CDS encoding EhaF family protein, with translation MSRIGRFWNSLATPKRIPRFYSVILGILLLAGFIVPLALNNQQLYPRPEPQLQINQQDPFAPYDRGGVPLKEPGIIKSQYPHFSEKAGMVTSYVSPIGIGVSETTLYFGTSIYSSPGGLIDEILYYSRGFDTVLESSILMMAFVVASWVALHFTMKRREEE